One Rosa chinensis cultivar Old Blush chromosome 3, RchiOBHm-V2, whole genome shotgun sequence DNA window includes the following coding sequences:
- the LOC112192543 gene encoding uncharacterized protein LOC112192543 translates to MDAEPYARCTYMFETIMFVLDMKHTFNDIVREVSMGFNNLNLGSFYLRYSFPGYKSCVLSSDMDVKLMFRCMFDFKLNSVDILVRDSNGSTILVPYCGGSSSFTSATTSLDDFSCASSCLSVGSSNIIDASEYLGCYRPEAPKSYLTHEWQGFIRHEDQKFEGGVLEFREKLTKFAIETGFLFKYTRNTSSRVIAECAKRYSDGCQWSIRALKNKVNGFFYIKKLNNVHTCKGVLRQQKSKLLGSHVVKSEIANELKSNPQLKPKEIVSRFKHSFGLDVSYRNAWYGKELARKAVYGHDGDSYSQLLWHRDAILSSNPGSYCILETDPLSNRFERFFICFSGCIEGFKSCIPLLFVDAAHLKSKYKGYMLCATGKNGNQVVDSENHTNWDWFFEHLYNILSPQGRNVTFVTDRHSGLLNAVSRVFPDSPHSYCYYHLKENVRGVYRKQSGNYFVDKIVEEFMKVAYSPTLASYNFNLHNLKKEGGPLIEEFLRSLPLEKWCNAFFKGNRYGEMANSVAESFNNWTRDLRELPIFEMFEGLRVKVMENVSERKVACKRWTTILCPPMEALLKKSMDIGRH, encoded by the exons ATGGATGCAGAACCTTATGCGAGGTGCACGTATATGTTTGAGACAATCATGTTCGTTCTTGATATGAAGCATACGTTTAATGATATTGTGAGGGAGGTCTCTATGGGTTTTAATAATTTGAATCTTGGTTCATTCTACTTGAGGTATTCTTTCCCTGGATATAAAAGCTGTGTGTTATCAAGTGATATGGATGTGAAATTGATGTTTAGGTgtatgtttgattttaaattgAATTCTGTTGATATTTTGGTGAGGGATTCTAATGGGAGCACCATTTTGGTGCCTTATTGTGGTGGGAGTAGTAGTTTTACTTCTGCAACAACATCTTTGGATGATTTTTCATGTGCTTCTTCATGTTTGTCAGTGGGTTCAAGCAATATTATTGATGCAAGTGAATACTTGGGGTGTTATAGGCCAGAGGCTCCAAAGAGTTATCTCACTCATGAGTGGCAGGGCTTTATAAGGCATGAGGATCAAAAGTTCgaagggggagtgttagaaTTTAGGGAAAAGTTGACCAAGTTTGCTATTGAAACTGGTTTTCTTTTCAAGTACACACGGAATACCTCAAGTCGTGTTATTGCAGAGTGTGCTAAGAGATATTCTGATGGTTGTCAATGGTCTATTCGCGCTTTGAAGAACAAGGTGAATGGCTTTTTCTACATAAAGAAGTTGAATAATGTTCACACATGCAAAGGAGTTCTTAGGCAGCAAAAGAGTAAGCTTTTGGGGTCTCATGTTGTGAAATCGGAGATTGCTAATGAGTTGAAGTCCAATCCTCAACTCAAGCCTAAAGAGATTGTGTCTCGTTTCAAGCATTCTTTTGGTTTAGATGTGTCTTATAGGAATGCTTGGTATGGGAAGGAGTTGGCTAGAAAAGCTGTCTATGGTCATGATGGTGACTCATATTCTCAGCTGCTTTGGCATCGTGATGCTATTTTATCTAGTAATCCGGGCTCTTATTGCATATTGGAAACTGATCCTTTAAGTAATCGTTTCGAACGtttcttcatttgtttttcTGGTTGCATTGAGGGTTTTAAGTCATGCATTCCGCTTCTGTTCGTGGATGCGGCTCATTTGAAGAGTAAGTATAAGGGATACATGCTCTGTGCTACTGGAAAGAATGGAAACCAag TTGTAGATTCTGAAAATCATACGAATTGGGATTGGTTTTTTGAACATCTATATAACATCTTGTCTCCACAAGGTAGAAATGTGACTTTTGTTACTGATCGACACAGCGGACTGTTGAATGCTGTTTCCAGGGTATTTCCAGATTCTCCTCATTCATACTGCTACTACCACCTTAAGGAGAATGTTAGAGGTGTGTACCGAAAGcaatctggaaattattttgttgacaaGATTGTGGAGGAATTTATGAAAGTTGCTTATTCACCTACATTAGCAAGCTATAACTTCAACTTGCACAACTTGAAGAAAGAAGGTGGTCCGCTTATTGAAGAGTTTCTGCGATCTTTGCCGTTGGAAAAGTGGTGCAATGCATTTTTCAAAGGAAACAGGTATGGTGAAATGGCAAATAGTGTTGCTGAGTCATTTAACAATTGGACTAGAGATTTGCGTGAGCTTCCTATATTTGAGATGTTTGAAGGCTTAAGGGTTAAGGTTATGGAGAATGTGTCTGAGAGGAAGGTTGCATGCAAGAGGTGGACCACTATTTTGTGTCCTCCAATGGAGGCTTTGTTGAAGAAATCAATGGATATTGGGCGGCATTAG